A single genomic interval of Stieleria maiorica harbors:
- a CDS encoding arylsulfatase, with amino-acid sequence MPRSFVTIAAVFAALFASTAPSQVSGAPSKPNVIFILLDDMGWGDFGVLYQNNSVHSKRHQTPMLDRMAAEGMQLRDHYCPAPVCAPSRSSLLTGVHQGHAEVRDNQFDKALADNHTLATVMKAAGYKTWLVGKYGLQGATNGKDDDWTPADWPAYPTKRGFDDFYGYVRHRDGHVHYPAEHWDRGDNELHRTPKQIWHNDREVSKDLAKCYTTDLFAARSKDWITKHVHGGSEQPFFLYLAYDTPHAALQLPSTPFPEGYGLGGGLKWLGKPGTMINTAVGTVDGYRHPDYTGKGWSDAEERFATMVRRIDHSIGDLLQTLRDLKIDDNTLVVLSCDNGPHHESYLRDGKGKPVNYTPQSFQSYGPFDGTKRDVWEGGIRVGTLAWWPGQITPGSISRWPSQFQDWMPTFARAGGVAPPARTDGVSLLPTLTGKGTQRPGQVYIEYFNGGKTPAYTDFQASKRNQRRRQMQVVFVDGYKGVRVDIQDHSRPFAIYDLKNDPKELQDLAGSGEKFAKLQQKMHDRVLQLRRPNPSAPRPYDDVPIPAVMVDQQAGWAYDVYRGPFPYVPDVDELQPAASGRSDDLSVKDAAGAVRFRGVFVAPETGLYEVTLSTGSPTFARIHDATLIDADFGFDRGKTYSTEIRLEKGMHPVTVTTLADGDVSVQLNWQRK; translated from the coding sequence ATGCCACGCTCCTTCGTCACGATTGCCGCCGTTTTCGCGGCCCTGTTCGCCTCGACCGCCCCGTCCCAAGTGAGCGGCGCCCCATCCAAACCCAACGTGATCTTTATCCTGCTCGATGACATGGGCTGGGGGGACTTTGGGGTCCTCTATCAGAACAATTCGGTGCATTCCAAGCGGCATCAAACACCGATGTTGGATCGGATGGCCGCCGAAGGGATGCAGTTGCGTGATCATTATTGTCCGGCGCCGGTTTGTGCCCCCAGCCGGTCGTCGCTGTTGACGGGCGTGCATCAAGGCCACGCGGAGGTGCGCGACAATCAGTTCGACAAGGCGCTGGCGGACAACCACACGCTTGCCACGGTGATGAAGGCGGCCGGCTACAAGACCTGGCTGGTCGGCAAATATGGCTTGCAAGGTGCGACCAACGGCAAGGACGACGATTGGACCCCGGCAGATTGGCCGGCCTATCCGACCAAACGCGGGTTCGACGATTTCTACGGATACGTCCGTCACCGCGACGGGCATGTTCATTATCCGGCCGAGCATTGGGATCGGGGTGACAACGAATTGCATCGCACGCCCAAGCAGATTTGGCACAACGATCGAGAGGTCAGCAAGGATTTGGCCAAGTGTTACACGACGGATCTGTTCGCCGCCCGCAGCAAAGATTGGATCACCAAGCACGTCCACGGCGGTTCGGAGCAACCGTTTTTCTTGTACCTGGCCTACGACACGCCGCACGCGGCGCTGCAGTTGCCGTCGACCCCGTTCCCCGAAGGCTACGGTCTGGGCGGAGGATTAAAGTGGCTCGGCAAGCCGGGGACGATGATCAACACGGCGGTCGGAACGGTCGACGGCTATCGGCACCCCGATTACACCGGCAAGGGCTGGTCGGATGCCGAAGAGCGGTTTGCGACGATGGTCCGCCGGATCGATCATTCGATCGGCGACTTGTTGCAAACGCTGCGTGATCTAAAGATCGACGACAATACGTTGGTGGTGCTCAGTTGTGACAACGGACCGCACCACGAGTCGTACTTGCGTGACGGGAAAGGCAAACCCGTCAATTACACGCCCCAGTCCTTTCAGTCCTACGGTCCGTTCGACGGCACCAAGCGGGATGTCTGGGAAGGCGGGATTCGCGTCGGCACGTTGGCGTGGTGGCCGGGGCAGATCACGCCGGGATCGATCAGCCGCTGGCCTTCGCAGTTTCAGGACTGGATGCCGACGTTTGCCCGCGCCGGTGGCGTCGCACCGCCGGCACGCACCGACGGCGTTTCGTTGTTGCCGACACTGACGGGTAAGGGCACGCAGCGCCCGGGGCAGGTCTACATCGAGTATTTCAACGGCGGCAAGACACCTGCCTACACCGATTTCCAGGCATCCAAACGGAACCAGCGACGCCGGCAAATGCAGGTCGTGTTCGTCGACGGATACAAGGGCGTGCGGGTCGACATTCAAGATCACAGCCGACCATTCGCGATCTACGATCTGAAAAACGATCCGAAAGAGCTGCAAGATTTGGCCGGCAGCGGTGAAAAGTTCGCCAAGCTGCAGCAGAAGATGCACGACCGTGTGTTGCAGCTGCGTCGGCCCAACCCGTCGGCGCCGCGTCCTTATGACGACGTTCCGATTCCGGCAGTGATGGTTGATCAGCAAGCCGGCTGGGCGTACGACGTTTACCGAGGTCCGTTTCCCTATGTGCCCGACGTCGACGAATTGCAACCGGCCGCGTCGGGGCGTTCGGATGACTTGTCGGTGAAAGATGCCGCGGGGGCCGTTCGGTTTCGGGGCGTTTTTGTGGCCCCCGAAACCGGGCTTTATGAGGTCACGCTTTCGACCGGATCGCCGACGTTCGCGCGGATTCATGACGCCACGTTGATCGATGCCGATTTCGGGTTCGATCGCGGCAAGACTTATTCGACCGAGATTCGACTCGAAAAAGGCATGCACCCGGTGACCGTCACGACACTCGCTGATGGCGACGTGTCGGTGCAACTCAATTGGCAGCGGAAGTGA
- a CDS encoding ABC transporter ATP-binding protein, producing MALIELRDVRREYDLGEVKVHALRTVSLEIELGEFIALVGPSGSGKSTLMNTLGCLDRPTHGSYRLDGEEIVSMTRDQRARIRNTQLGFVFQNFNLLNRTSALENVELPLMYGPRMSARQRHDRAREVLDQVGLGDRYHHHPSQLSGGQQQRVAIARALVNRPSILMGDEPTGNLDSRTSREVIALFRELNEQQQITVILVTHDPNIARNAKRTIVLRDGRVVEDTTDFDKAKAALEFDPDA from the coding sequence GTGGCATTGATCGAGCTTCGAGACGTTCGACGTGAGTATGACTTGGGCGAGGTCAAAGTGCATGCGCTGCGCACGGTCAGTTTGGAGATCGAACTGGGCGAATTCATCGCGTTGGTCGGACCCTCCGGCAGCGGCAAGTCCACTCTGATGAACACGCTGGGATGTCTGGATCGGCCGACGCACGGCAGCTATCGGCTTGACGGTGAAGAGATCGTTTCGATGACTCGCGATCAACGTGCGCGGATCCGCAACACACAACTGGGGTTCGTGTTCCAGAACTTTAATCTGCTCAATCGAACCTCGGCGCTGGAAAACGTGGAGTTGCCGCTGATGTATGGCCCGCGCATGTCCGCTCGCCAGCGGCATGATCGAGCGCGGGAAGTGTTGGACCAGGTCGGGCTGGGTGACCGCTACCATCATCATCCCAGCCAGCTCTCCGGCGGTCAGCAGCAGCGCGTCGCGATCGCCCGGGCTCTGGTCAATCGTCCGTCGATCCTGATGGGGGACGAACCGACCGGCAACTTGGACTCGAGGACCAGTCGCGAGGTGATCGCGTTGTTTCGCGAGCTGAATGAACAGCAGCAGATCACGGTGATCCTGGTCACCCATGATCCCAACATTGCACGCAACGCCAAGCGGACGATCGTGCTCCGCGACGGCCGGGTCGTCGAAGACACCACCGATTTTGACAAGGCCAAAGCCGCCCTCGAATTTGACCCGGACGCCTGA
- a CDS encoding YraN family protein: MKRTSLAAAMRRCRDRYTDWRYGRIDPDAPIGRRGEQVAARLLRQKGLVVVAESESDRAGEIDVIAADKRSRRVIFVEVKTLQTTRPGHPADRVDENKQARITRAALRFLKRRNLLGTPCRFDVIAIWWPKGEPSPVRIEHYEHAFEAAGDFQMWS, translated from the coding sequence ATGAAACGCACCTCGCTGGCAGCCGCGATGCGGCGATGCCGCGACCGCTACACCGATTGGCGTTACGGGCGGATCGATCCCGACGCGCCGATCGGCCGTCGGGGTGAGCAGGTGGCGGCCCGACTGCTGCGCCAAAAGGGGTTGGTGGTCGTCGCGGAAAGTGAATCCGATCGGGCCGGCGAGATCGATGTGATCGCCGCCGACAAACGGTCCCGCCGCGTCATCTTTGTCGAAGTCAAGACGCTGCAGACGACACGTCCGGGGCATCCCGCCGATCGGGTCGATGAAAACAAGCAAGCCCGAATCACTCGCGCGGCGCTGCGGTTTCTCAAACGCCGCAACCTGCTCGGCACGCCCTGTCGATTCGACGTGATCGCCATCTGGTGGCCCAAGGGTGAGCCGTCACCGGTGCGCATCGAGCACTACGAGCACGCCTTCGAAGCGGCCGGCGATTTTCAGATGTGGTCCTGA
- the rpsP gene encoding 30S ribosomal protein S16, with protein MSVRIRLKKMGRTHRPFFRVCAMDQRSPRDGRVIEELGYYDPMCPETDARVQLKSDRVDHWLSVGAQPSEKVAVLIKKYGTDGTHLDAQKEALERLGKRKEYTPAPAAPPQPAAKEEPAAEEAAAEEPAAEGEAVAEAEATAE; from the coding sequence ATGTCAGTTCGAATCCGTCTGAAAAAGATGGGTCGTACCCACCGACCTTTCTTCCGAGTTTGTGCGATGGACCAGCGGTCGCCGCGCGACGGTCGGGTGATCGAAGAGTTGGGATACTACGACCCGATGTGCCCCGAAACCGACGCGCGTGTTCAGCTGAAAAGTGATCGCGTCGATCACTGGTTGAGCGTCGGTGCACAGCCGAGCGAAAAGGTCGCCGTGTTGATCAAGAAGTACGGCACCGACGGAACACACTTGGACGCCCAAAAAGAAGCTCTCGAGCGACTCGGCAAGCGAAAGGAATACACCCCCGCGCCCGCCGCACCGCCACAACCGGCTGCCAAAGAAGAACCGGCCGCCGAAGAAGCTGCTGCGGAAGAACCCGCCGCCGAAGGTGAAGCGGTTGCCGAAGCCGAAGCGACGGCCGAGTGA
- the trmD gene encoding tRNA (guanosine(37)-N1)-methyltransferase TrmD gives MRFDIVTLFPAIFDGYLTQSLLEKAIAKGLVEIHRHNLRDWAADTPHRKVDDRPFGGGPGMLLQVDVTVPCVEDIDRMAATPARKILLTPQGKRFDQRMAEDLATSDRVMLLCGRYEGFDQRVVDIVKPEEVSVGDFVLNGGEVAAMTIIDGVVRLLPGVLGDENSHVDDSFSRGNRLLEFPQYTRPRDFRGHRVPDVLLGGNHEAIAAWRAEQSRIRTKQRRSDLFDEEE, from the coding sequence GTGCGATTTGACATCGTCACGCTATTCCCGGCGATCTTCGACGGTTACCTGACGCAAAGTTTGTTGGAGAAAGCGATCGCCAAAGGGTTGGTCGAAATCCACCGACATAACTTGCGGGATTGGGCCGCCGACACGCCGCACCGAAAAGTGGACGACCGACCGTTCGGCGGAGGCCCGGGAATGCTGTTGCAGGTTGATGTCACGGTGCCCTGTGTGGAAGACATCGACCGGATGGCGGCGACCCCGGCCAGGAAAATATTGCTGACGCCGCAAGGCAAACGCTTTGACCAACGCATGGCCGAAGACTTGGCGACCAGCGACCGAGTGATGCTGCTGTGCGGGCGGTACGAAGGGTTCGACCAACGAGTGGTCGACATCGTGAAACCAGAGGAAGTGAGTGTCGGCGACTTTGTCCTGAACGGGGGCGAGGTCGCGGCGATGACGATCATCGACGGCGTCGTGCGGTTGCTGCCCGGCGTGCTCGGTGACGAAAACAGTCATGTGGATGATTCCTTCAGCCGCGGAAACCGGTTGTTGGAGTTCCCACAGTACACGCGGCCGCGAGACTTTCGGGGGCACCGCGTTCCCGACGTTTTGTTGGGCGGAAACCACGAGGCGATCGCCGCGTGGCGGGCCGAGCAAAGCCGAATCCGAACGAAACAGCGTCGATCAGATTTGTTCGACGAAGAAGAGTAG
- the ffh gene encoding signal recognition particle protein, with protein MFDSLSDGLQSAFKSLRGKGKLTEGNMREGLEIVQRSLLEADVSYPVVQEFMGHVSERALGKKVLLSLRPEQELVRIVHDELVSILGPVDPSIHLKKDGATIIMLCGLQGSGKTTTCGKLAQLLIEQKIKPTLVAADLQRPAAIEQLKVIGEQLGVPVYSETDNKNPVQVCKNGVAKAEAEGSRVVILDTAGRLAIDEELMAELARIDKKVGPDQVYLVVDGMTGQDAVNSADAFNKSLELDGVVMTKLDGDARGGALLSVKHVTGVPIKFIGTGEHFDALEPFRPEGMAGRILQMGDIVAAAAEAHRIVDEKEREELEAKMASGDFTLDDFKNMMEKVSKPGLMGRMMGLMPGMGQFKEALESEEAAGGIRQTIGAINAMTAAERRNPKVIDASRRTRIAKGAGVQTPVISQLVKQFEIMKPLMQGMAGGSMMDRAKMMQQLQGAMASGNGSLDGMRVKKGTGKRLSNAERAKMRKQREKLKRQKKRNKR; from the coding sequence GTGTTTGATTCCCTTTCAGACGGTTTGCAGTCGGCGTTCAAGAGCTTGCGTGGCAAAGGCAAGCTGACCGAAGGCAATATGCGCGAGGGGCTGGAGATCGTTCAGCGGTCGCTGTTGGAAGCGGACGTCAGTTACCCGGTCGTCCAGGAGTTCATGGGACATGTGTCCGAGCGGGCGCTCGGCAAGAAGGTACTGCTGAGTCTGCGGCCGGAGCAGGAGCTGGTCCGGATCGTCCATGACGAGTTGGTTTCGATCTTGGGGCCGGTCGATCCGTCGATTCATCTGAAAAAAGATGGCGCGACGATCATCATGTTGTGCGGGTTGCAGGGGAGCGGAAAGACGACGACCTGCGGCAAGTTGGCGCAGTTGTTGATCGAGCAAAAGATCAAGCCGACGCTGGTGGCGGCGGACCTGCAGCGGCCTGCGGCGATCGAGCAATTGAAGGTGATCGGCGAGCAATTGGGCGTGCCGGTCTACAGCGAAACAGACAACAAAAACCCCGTCCAGGTCTGCAAGAACGGCGTCGCGAAGGCCGAAGCGGAAGGCTCGCGGGTCGTGATTTTGGACACCGCAGGACGCTTGGCCATCGACGAGGAGTTGATGGCGGAGCTGGCTCGGATCGACAAGAAGGTCGGCCCGGACCAGGTCTACCTGGTGGTCGACGGGATGACCGGTCAAGACGCCGTCAACAGCGCCGACGCGTTCAACAAGTCGCTGGAGCTGGACGGCGTCGTGATGACCAAGCTGGATGGTGATGCCCGCGGCGGGGCGTTGCTGTCGGTCAAACACGTCACCGGCGTGCCGATCAAATTCATCGGGACCGGCGAGCATTTTGATGCACTCGAGCCGTTTCGTCCCGAGGGGATGGCCGGCCGGATCTTGCAGATGGGCGACATCGTGGCCGCGGCCGCGGAGGCCCATCGGATCGTCGACGAGAAGGAACGCGAGGAGTTGGAAGCGAAAATGGCTTCCGGCGACTTCACGTTGGACGATTTTAAGAACATGATGGAGAAGGTCAGCAAGCCGGGGCTGATGGGCCGCATGATGGGCTTGATGCCCGGCATGGGCCAGTTCAAGGAAGCACTGGAAAGCGAAGAGGCGGCCGGCGGTATCCGGCAAACCATCGGCGCGATCAATGCCATGACCGCGGCCGAACGGCGTAACCCCAAGGTCATCGACGCCTCGCGTCGGACACGGATTGCCAAGGGGGCCGGGGTGCAAACGCCGGTGATCAGTCAGCTGGTCAAGCAGTTCGAGATCATGAAGCCGCTGATGCAGGGCATGGCGGGCGGCTCGATGATGGATCGGGCCAAGATGATGCAGCAGTTGCAAGGAGCGATGGCCAGCGGCAACGGCAGCCTGGATGGCATGCGGGTCAAAAAAGGCACCGGAAAGCGATTGTCCAATGCCGAACGCGCCAAGATGCGAAAGCAACGCGAGAAGCTGAAGCGTCAAAAGAAGCGAAACAAGAGATAG
- a CDS encoding ABC transporter permease: MSLLDTVRIALRALLKNKMRAVLTVIGVVIGIAAVTTIVSIGQGANRLVQGELANLGTNVIFVIPGQTTEGGVRQNDAPSLTAGDAEAIGSQCPAVLAASPLVFTAGQVIYGNENWSPKEMLGVGTDFLLVRNWRLEAGSFFSQADLDSNAKVCVIGQTLIPKLFRTTNPIGQTLRVNNLPVRVIGILSKKGANMVGDDQDNLLLMPQTTVRKRLLGSPMDNIHAIMVSARSTNQTSMATRQIRNLLLERHEIAPGEEDDFDITDMEEVAGTLGMITGTLTLMLSAIAGISLVVGGVGIMNIMLVSVTERTREIGIRMAMGARGRDILNQFLIESVVLSSIGGVIGLALGTAMSMAATMLINVYKPGTDWPMVVSFPAAMVAMGFAAAVGVFFGFYPARRASKLDPIDALRYE, from the coding sequence ATGTCTCTGTTGGATACCGTTCGAATCGCGCTGCGGGCCTTGTTGAAGAACAAGATGCGCGCCGTGTTGACGGTGATCGGCGTGGTGATCGGGATTGCCGCGGTGACCACGATCGTGTCGATCGGTCAGGGGGCGAACCGGTTGGTGCAGGGTGAATTGGCCAACCTGGGGACCAACGTGATCTTTGTGATTCCCGGGCAAACCACCGAAGGCGGTGTCCGCCAGAACGACGCACCGTCGTTGACCGCGGGCGACGCCGAAGCGATCGGTTCACAGTGTCCGGCGGTGTTGGCCGCATCACCCCTGGTGTTCACAGCCGGTCAGGTCATCTACGGCAACGAGAACTGGAGCCCGAAGGAAATGCTGGGCGTCGGCACCGATTTTCTGTTGGTTCGCAATTGGCGACTGGAGGCCGGTTCGTTTTTCAGCCAGGCCGATCTCGATTCGAATGCCAAGGTGTGTGTGATCGGGCAGACCTTGATTCCGAAACTGTTTCGCACCACCAACCCGATCGGCCAGACGTTGCGAGTGAACAATCTGCCGGTTCGCGTGATCGGGATCCTGTCCAAGAAAGGGGCCAATATGGTCGGTGATGATCAGGACAATCTATTGTTGATGCCGCAGACCACGGTGCGCAAGCGATTGCTGGGATCTCCGATGGACAACATCCATGCGATCATGGTGTCGGCACGCAGTACGAATCAGACGAGCATGGCGACGCGCCAGATTCGGAATCTGTTGCTCGAACGGCACGAGATCGCTCCGGGAGAAGAAGACGATTTCGATATCACCGACATGGAGGAGGTCGCGGGAACCCTGGGGATGATCACCGGGACGTTGACGTTGATGCTATCGGCGATCGCGGGGATTTCGTTGGTTGTCGGAGGCGTCGGCATCATGAACATCATGCTGGTTTCGGTCACTGAACGGACGCGTGAGATCGGCATCCGAATGGCCATGGGGGCTCGCGGTCGTGACATTTTGAATCAGTTCTTGATCGAGTCGGTGGTGTTGTCCAGCATCGGCGGCGTGATCGGGTTGGCGCTCGGAACGGCGATGTCGATGGCCGCGACGATGTTGATCAACGTCTACAAGCCGGGCACGGATTGGCCGATGGTGGTGTCGTTTCCTGCCGCGATGGTTGCGATGGGGTTTGCCGCGGCGGTCGGCGTGTTTTTCGGGTTTTATCCCGCCCGCCGCGCCAGCAAGTTAGATCCGATCGACGCGCTTCGGTACGAGTGA
- the rplS gene encoding 50S ribosomal protein L19, translating into MSQAILAKVEQTSIKENPPKFEIGDTVDVHLRILEGNKERIQVFTGVVIAMSGSGSKEMFTVRRIVAGEGVERKFPLHSPRIEKVEVKRSGVVRRAKLYFLRDRVGKAVRLKERRRS; encoded by the coding sequence ATGAGCCAAGCAATTCTGGCCAAGGTCGAACAGACCTCCATCAAAGAGAACCCGCCGAAGTTCGAAATCGGCGATACCGTTGACGTTCACCTGCGAATTCTGGAAGGCAACAAGGAGCGGATCCAGGTCTTCACCGGTGTCGTGATCGCGATGTCCGGCAGCGGATCGAAGGAGATGTTCACCGTCCGCCGCATCGTCGCCGGTGAAGGCGTCGAACGTAAGTTCCCGCTGCACAGCCCGCGCATCGAAAAGGTCGAAGTCAAACGCAGCGGTGTCGTCCGTCGCGCGAAGCTGTACTTCTTGCGTGACCGTGTCGGTAAGGCCGTGCGTCTGAAAGAACGCCGCCGATCGTAG
- a CDS encoding efflux RND transporter periplasmic adaptor subunit, giving the protein MKMFVKMLVVMSVLIGIGTLGYKPAVTYWQERNRVRWETAAIIRGDVTRYVNSTGSVRPVQSVSVGSVVSGPIEALNVDFNDEVKKGDVLATIDPRLFKADVARDEATLATRQAERERIEAELVQANKSYQRGRKLYAKSEGFLSETEMDALVFELQSLEAQLKVAEAMIQQAEASLENSRANLNYCEITAPVDGVIIDRKIDPGQTLAASFQTPELFIVAPDLREKVHVFASVDEADIGLVQKAQAESRPVTFTVDAHPDELFAGEIEQIRVSSVANQNVVTYPVVIATGNPDLKLLPGMTASISFEVDSISGVPKLPNAALRFFPADVDLVRPSDRHLIDGSLWKSTDGRSDDPAQLPAAEKAAKRKARSKRHVWVDDGRWLRAVEIETGLSESGFTELKSGDLSVGALLVTGEQVKK; this is encoded by the coding sequence ATGAAGATGTTTGTCAAAATGCTGGTCGTAATGAGCGTTTTGATCGGCATTGGTACACTCGGTTACAAACCGGCGGTGACGTATTGGCAGGAGCGGAACCGAGTGCGCTGGGAGACCGCGGCGATCATCCGTGGGGACGTGACCCGCTATGTCAATTCCACCGGTTCGGTGCGTCCGGTCCAGTCTGTTTCGGTCGGGTCGGTCGTCTCGGGGCCGATCGAGGCGTTGAACGTCGACTTCAATGACGAAGTCAAGAAGGGCGACGTGCTTGCGACAATTGACCCGCGGCTGTTCAAAGCCGACGTCGCCAGAGATGAAGCGACCTTGGCGACGCGACAGGCCGAACGAGAGCGGATTGAGGCGGAGTTGGTACAGGCGAACAAGAGTTATCAGCGCGGCCGGAAACTGTACGCCAAGAGTGAAGGCTTTTTGTCCGAGACCGAAATGGATGCGTTGGTGTTCGAATTGCAATCGCTGGAGGCCCAGTTGAAGGTCGCCGAAGCGATGATTCAGCAGGCCGAAGCGTCGTTGGAGAATTCACGGGCGAACTTGAACTATTGCGAGATCACCGCCCCGGTCGATGGCGTCATCATCGATCGAAAGATCGATCCCGGCCAAACGCTGGCGGCTTCCTTTCAGACGCCGGAGTTGTTCATCGTTGCGCCGGATTTGCGTGAAAAGGTCCACGTGTTCGCCTCGGTCGACGAGGCGGACATCGGTCTGGTTCAAAAGGCGCAAGCGGAATCCAGGCCGGTGACGTTCACGGTCGACGCGCACCCCGACGAACTGTTCGCCGGCGAGATCGAACAGATTCGTGTCAGCAGCGTCGCAAACCAAAACGTCGTGACCTATCCGGTCGTCATTGCGACCGGCAATCCCGATTTGAAGCTGTTGCCGGGGATGACCGCCAGCATCTCCTTCGAGGTCGACTCGATCTCCGGCGTGCCCAAGTTGCCCAACGCCGCGCTGCGTTTCTTTCCCGCAGACGTCGACTTGGTGCGACCGTCGGATCGGCATCTGATTGATGGCTCGTTGTGGAAGTCCACCGATGGGCGCAGCGATGACCCGGCGCAGTTGCCGGCGGCCGAGAAAGCGGCGAAACGCAAAGCTCGGAGCAAACGTCATGTCTGGGTCGACGACGGCCGGTGGTTGCGGGCCGTTGAGATTGAAACGGGGTTGAGCGAAAGCGGGTTCACCGAACTCAAGTCGGGCGATCTATCGGTCGGTGCTTTGTTGGTGACCGGCGAGCAAGTCAAAAAGTAG
- a CDS encoding outer membrane beta-barrel protein, producing MRLGQQLFLALVISIAGMSTASAQLFDFKNCYVAGSFAGDFLTMEGSGRNTNGNFDASGKEHETNEAYAFSYGREFDYCDYQIRLESEYMFLEDSQFTLNSFPGPPGPYTFFYRGAFTDRFAGLSNLWIDKPISENLEVYAGGGIGWSHFEFAANDGVVSSVKDDDDIAYQFGIGLTCKLLSNVELDFGYRRLDLGNANTNLVTNVGGAPAGNLNVDLDSDQLMLTLRVFRR from the coding sequence ATGCGTCTCGGACAGCAACTCTTCCTCGCCCTCGTGATCTCGATTGCGGGAATGAGCACTGCCTCGGCCCAGCTTTTTGACTTCAAGAACTGCTACGTCGCAGGTTCCTTCGCCGGTGACTTCCTGACCATGGAAGGGTCCGGCCGCAACACCAACGGCAACTTCGACGCTTCGGGCAAAGAGCACGAAACGAACGAAGCCTATGCGTTCTCTTACGGACGCGAGTTCGATTACTGCGATTACCAGATCCGCCTGGAATCTGAGTACATGTTTCTGGAAGACTCGCAGTTCACGCTGAACAGTTTTCCCGGACCGCCGGGGCCCTACACGTTCTTTTATCGCGGCGCGTTCACCGACCGCTTTGCCGGGCTGTCGAACCTGTGGATCGACAAACCGATCAGTGAGAACCTGGAGGTCTATGCCGGCGGAGGTATCGGCTGGTCGCACTTCGAATTCGCGGCCAACGACGGCGTCGTCTCCAGCGTCAAAGACGATGATGACATCGCCTACCAGTTCGGGATCGGGCTGACCTGCAAACTGCTGTCCAACGTCGAACTGGATTTCGGTTACCGCCGCTTGGATCTTGGCAACGCCAACACGAATCTGGTGACAAACGTCGGCGGTGCCCCGGCAGGGAACCTGAACGTCGACCTCGACTCGGATCAACTGATGCTGACCCTGCGAGTCTTCCGCCGCTAA
- a CDS encoding AAA family ATPase: MSGQVEASQVQATQAQTAQTGSAQRDLSGDDVNAIDRLQQAYADLRAELSRVIVGQSEAIEQLAICFFARRNALLVGVPGLAKTLLVAKFAETLSLSFSRIQFTPDLMPMDITGTDILQDTPEGRREFQFVRGPIFANVVLADEINRAPPKTQAALLEAMQEGNVTVLGKEFALPSPFMVLATQNPVEQEGTYPLPEAQLDRFMSLIELGYPSEAEEIEIARMTTGERQPVLESLLSVEQILSHQDVVRRVPVPDHLYEFAAKLVRQTRPDGGTAPDWLIPLVAWGAGPRAVQSLILGAKSRAALYGSYMVRQEDILAVAPAVLSHRLVLTFAAQAERISAREIVARLV, translated from the coding sequence ATGTCTGGACAAGTTGAAGCATCGCAGGTTCAAGCAACACAGGCTCAAACCGCACAGACGGGATCGGCGCAGAGAGATCTTTCCGGTGATGATGTCAACGCGATCGATCGGCTGCAGCAGGCGTATGCGGATTTGCGGGCCGAATTGTCACGTGTGATCGTCGGTCAATCCGAAGCGATCGAGCAATTGGCGATCTGTTTTTTTGCCCGCCGTAATGCGCTCTTGGTGGGGGTGCCGGGACTAGCCAAGACGTTGCTGGTGGCCAAGTTCGCCGAGACGTTGTCGCTGAGTTTTAGCCGGATTCAATTCACGCCGGACCTGATGCCGATGGACATCACCGGGACGGACATTTTGCAGGACACCCCCGAGGGGCGGCGGGAATTCCAGTTCGTCCGCGGCCCGATCTTTGCCAACGTCGTGCTGGCCGACGAAATCAATCGCGCCCCGCCGAAGACTCAGGCCGCGCTATTGGAGGCGATGCAGGAAGGCAACGTGACGGTGCTGGGTAAAGAATTCGCCTTGCCGTCGCCCTTCATGGTGTTGGCGACCCAGAACCCGGTGGAGCAGGAGGGGACGTACCCGTTGCCCGAAGCTCAGCTGGATCGATTCATGTCGCTGATCGAACTGGGGTATCCCAGCGAGGCGGAGGAGATCGAGATCGCGCGGATGACGACCGGCGAGCGACAGCCGGTGTTGGAGTCGCTGTTGTCGGTCGAGCAAATCTTGAGTCACCAAGACGTCGTGCGGCGGGTCCCGGTGCCCGATCACCTGTACGAATTTGCCGCCAAACTGGTCCGTCAAACCCGTCCCGACGGTGGCACCGCGCCGGACTGGTTGATCCCCCTGGTCGCCTGGGGCGCCGGGCCACGGGCCGTGCAAAGTCTGATCCTGGGGGCCAAAAGCCGAGCGGCCCTGTACGGCAGCTACATGGTTCGCCAAGAAGACATCCTGGCCGTCGCGCCGGCCGTGCTGTCGCATCGCCTGGTATTAACCTTCGCCGCGCAAGCCGAACGGATTTCGGCACGCGAGATTGTTGCGCGGTTGGTTTAG